Proteins encoded within one genomic window of Acidovorax sp. 107:
- a CDS encoding cytochrome D1 domain-containing protein produces MQRRSLLGGLAALPLLAVSGCATPLAPALPLMGTGDLGVVIERATGAVLIVNTSQRAVLTRVTGLGDLSHASVVFSRDGRNAYVFGRDGALTRIDLLTQRVTAREQQAGNSIGGAISADGTLVAAQNYTPGGVKVFDAERLTLLADIPALTADGQRSRVVGLADLPGRRFIYSLFDANAICIADCTQPTQPRVTRIDGIGRQPYDALVTPDGRHYIAGLFGEDGLALVDTWADAPVARRILAGYGRGQEPLPVFKMPHLRGWAVAGRHAYLPAIGRHEVLVVDTTTWAEVGRIPVAGQPVFVMARPDGRQVWVNFAVPDYHRVQVIDTVAQRVAATLQPGKAVMHMEFTPRGESVWISCRDDDKVQVLDTTTLATQASLVAQAPSGIFFTARAQRMGF; encoded by the coding sequence ATGCAGCGGCGCTCGCTGCTGGGTGGCCTTGCCGCCCTGCCCCTGTTAGCAGTCAGTGGCTGCGCAACCCCCCTGGCCCCTGCCCTGCCGCTGATGGGCACGGGCGATCTCGGGGTCGTCATCGAGCGCGCCACAGGCGCCGTCCTCATCGTCAACACCAGCCAGCGTGCCGTGCTCACCCGCGTGACCGGGCTGGGCGACCTGTCGCACGCCTCGGTGGTGTTCTCGCGCGATGGCCGCAACGCCTATGTGTTCGGCCGCGATGGCGCGCTCACGCGCATCGACCTGCTCACCCAGCGCGTCACCGCCCGCGAGCAGCAGGCGGGCAACTCCATCGGCGGCGCCATCAGCGCCGACGGCACGCTGGTGGCCGCACAGAACTACACGCCCGGCGGCGTCAAGGTGTTTGACGCCGAACGGCTCACACTGCTGGCCGATATCCCCGCCCTCACTGCCGACGGCCAGCGTTCGCGCGTGGTGGGCCTGGCCGACCTGCCAGGGCGGCGCTTCATCTACAGCCTGTTCGATGCCAACGCCATCTGCATCGCGGACTGCACCCAGCCCACACAGCCGCGCGTGACCCGCATCGACGGCATCGGCCGCCAGCCCTATGACGCGCTGGTCACCCCCGATGGCCGGCACTACATCGCCGGCCTGTTTGGCGAAGACGGCCTGGCCCTGGTGGACACCTGGGCCGACGCGCCCGTGGCACGCCGCATCCTCGCCGGCTACGGCCGGGGGCAGGAGCCCCTGCCGGTGTTCAAGATGCCCCACCTGCGCGGCTGGGCCGTGGCCGGGCGCCACGCCTACCTGCCCGCCATCGGCCGCCACGAGGTGCTGGTGGTGGACACCACCACCTGGGCCGAGGTGGGCCGCATCCCCGTGGCGGGCCAGCCTGTGTTTGTGATGGCGCGACCCGACGGACGCCAGGTGTGGGTGAACTTCGCCGTGCCCGACTACCACCGCGTGCAGGTCATCGACACCGTGGCCCAGCGCGTGGCCGCCACGCTGCAGCCCGGCAAGGCCGTGATGCACATGGAATTCACGCCGCGCGGTGAATCTGTGTGGATCAGCTGCCGCGACGATGACAAGGTGCAGGTGCTGGACACCACCACGCTGGCCACGCAGGCATCGCTGGTCGCGCAGGCGCCCAGCGGTATCTTCTTCACGGCACGCGCCCAGCGCATGGGTTTCTAG
- a CDS encoding Lrp/AsnC family transcriptional regulator: MCAHTSDLPLLNAWQRDFPLCPAPFDVLGRALGRPANAVIAHCQRLKDAGVLGRIGAVFAPGAGGAGLLAAMAVPPARLDEVAALVSSHPGVSHNYERENPLNLWFVATATDALALDQMLCCIEQDTGLDVLRLPMVRPYRIDLGFDLNATTAAAGGTTHTASIPIPAHESGLAALAEQGLPFIARPYDAWAEHLGWSPATVLETLHRWLEQGTLSRFGMVVRHHEVGYTANAMTVFDVAQDQVDACGKLLAQQPGITLAYQRARSQHWPYNLYCMVHGQERAEVLALIQQAAQQAGIAHLRRETLFSLRRFTQRSPRRFAALQEALHA, translated from the coding sequence ATGTGCGCGCACACCAGCGACCTGCCGTTGCTCAACGCGTGGCAACGCGATTTCCCGCTCTGCCCGGCACCCTTCGATGTGCTGGGGCGCGCCCTGGGCCGCCCCGCCAACGCGGTCATTGCGCATTGCCAGCGCCTGAAGGACGCGGGGGTTCTGGGCCGCATCGGAGCCGTTTTCGCGCCAGGTGCAGGCGGCGCGGGCCTGCTTGCTGCCATGGCCGTTCCCCCTGCGCGGCTGGACGAGGTGGCCGCCCTGGTGTCCAGCCACCCGGGCGTCAGCCACAACTACGAGCGCGAAAACCCGCTCAACCTGTGGTTTGTCGCCACTGCCACAGACGCACTCGCCCTGGACCAGATGCTCTGCTGCATTGAGCAGGACACGGGGCTTGACGTGCTGCGGCTGCCCATGGTGCGGCCTTACCGCATCGACCTGGGCTTCGACCTCAACGCCACCACCGCCGCTGCCGGGGGCACCACGCACACGGCCTCCATACCCATCCCCGCCCACGAATCAGGACTGGCGGCATTGGCCGAGCAGGGCCTGCCGTTCATCGCTCGGCCCTACGACGCCTGGGCAGAACATTTGGGATGGAGCCCCGCCACCGTGCTGGAGACCCTGCACCGCTGGCTGGAGCAAGGCACCCTGAGCCGTTTCGGCATGGTGGTACGCCACCATGAGGTGGGCTACACCGCCAACGCCATGACCGTATTCGATGTAGCGCAGGACCAGGTGGACGCCTGCGGCAAGCTGCTGGCACAGCAGCCCGGCATCACCCTGGCCTACCAGCGCGCGCGCTCGCAGCACTGGCCCTACAACCTGTATTGCATGGTGCACGGGCAGGAGCGCGCCGAGGTGCTGGCGCTGATACAGCAGGCAGCGCAGCAGGCCGGCATTGCACACCTGCGCCGCGAAACCCTGTTCTCCTTGCGGAGGTTCACCCAGCGCAGCCCGCGTCGGTTTGCCGCCCTCCAGGAGGCCCTCCATGCTTAG
- a CDS encoding Lrp/AsnC family transcriptional regulator, producing the protein MLRPDQLLLVDYLHGGFPVVDRPFAAVGAALGWSEDHVIECLRQLLASGVLTRFGPLFQIERAGGQFMLAALAVPEERFDEVTALVNALPEVAHNYRRDHPSLNMWFVLAGESAAAVADAARRIEQATGLPVFQFPKEHEYRVELRLPLIPPEGARHGA; encoded by the coding sequence ATGCTTAGGCCAGACCAGCTGCTCCTTGTGGACTACCTGCACGGCGGCTTTCCCGTGGTGGACCGCCCCTTCGCGGCCGTGGGCGCGGCCCTGGGCTGGAGCGAAGACCATGTCATCGAATGCCTGCGCCAGTTGCTGGCCAGCGGCGTGCTCACGCGCTTTGGCCCGCTGTTCCAGATCGAGCGCGCCGGCGGGCAGTTCATGCTGGCGGCGCTGGCCGTGCCCGAGGAACGCTTTGACGAAGTCACGGCGCTGGTGAACGCCCTGCCCGAGGTGGCCCACAACTACCGGCGTGACCACCCATCGCTCAACATGTGGTTCGTGCTGGCCGGAGAGTCTGCAGCCGCCGTGGCCGACGCGGCCCGCCGCATCGAGCAGGCAACCGGCCTGCCGGTGTTCCAGTTCCCCAAGGAGCACGAATACCGCGTCGAGCTGCGCCTGCCCCTCATTCCCCCGGAAGGAGCCCGCCATGGCGCTTGA
- a CDS encoding AsnC family transcriptional regulator, translated as MALDAFDRALIAAVQGGLPLVARPYEAVGAMLGVSGEQVRERLASMLDEGLVRRIGAVPNHYRLGFTANGMSVWDVDDHQVDALAAQIAQLNGVSHCYRRTRHLPDWPYNLFAMLHGRTRDEVERQADVVAALLGPACRARDILYSTAILKKTGLRLKGTHDVQD; from the coding sequence ATGGCGCTTGATGCCTTCGACCGCGCCCTGATCGCCGCCGTGCAGGGTGGCTTGCCGCTGGTGGCCCGCCCCTACGAGGCGGTGGGGGCCATGCTGGGCGTGAGCGGCGAACAGGTGCGCGAGCGCCTTGCGTCCATGCTGGACGAAGGCCTGGTGCGCCGCATTGGCGCCGTGCCCAACCACTACCGCCTGGGCTTCACCGCCAATGGCATGAGCGTGTGGGATGTGGACGACCACCAGGTGGATGCGCTGGCCGCCCAGATCGCCCAGCTCAATGGCGTGAGCCACTGCTACCGCCGCACCCGCCATCTGCCCGACTGGCCCTACAACCTGTTCGCCATGCTCCATGGCCGCACACGCGACGAGGTCGAGCGGCAGGCCGATGTGGTGGCTGCGCTGCTGGGCCCTGCCTGCCGGGCACGCGACATCCTCTATTCCACGGCCATCCTCAAGAAGACAGGACTGCGCCTGAAAGGTACCCACGATGTTCAGGATTAG
- the nirJ gene encoding heme d1 biosynthesis radical SAM protein NirJ produces MFRISQYMRELAAAEATGTYPEIRERKATGPKGPVVIWNLIRRCNLTCKHCYALSADHDYAGELSRDEVFGVMDDLRAYGVPVLILSGGEPLMRPDLFDIAARARDLGFYTGLSTNGTLIDAPMADRIAAMGFDYVGISLDGLRDTHDRFRRMQGAFDLSLNALKLLRERGVKVGMRFTMTAMNAHDLPALLALMRAEQIDKFYFSHLNYAGRGNIHRGKDAQFQATRDALTQLFDRAWQAAQTGLAEEYVTGNNDADGPFLLQWVQARLPRWAPQLEQRLAAWGGNASGLNVANIDNLGHVHPDTMWWHHTLGDVRERPFSAIWSDTSDPLMAGLKQQPRPVQGRCAQCRYLALCGGNTRVRAQQLTGNAWAEDPGCYLEDSEIGLQQPQGTAAHGQRQRVTIPIREQLHA; encoded by the coding sequence ATGTTCAGGATTAGCCAATACATGCGCGAGCTGGCCGCCGCCGAGGCGACCGGCACCTATCCCGAAATACGCGAACGCAAGGCCACCGGCCCCAAGGGCCCGGTGGTGATCTGGAACCTGATCCGCCGTTGCAACCTCACCTGCAAGCACTGCTACGCGCTGTCAGCCGACCACGACTACGCGGGCGAACTCTCGCGCGACGAGGTGTTCGGCGTGATGGACGACCTGCGCGCCTATGGTGTGCCGGTGCTCATCCTCTCGGGTGGCGAACCGCTGATGCGCCCGGACTTGTTCGACATTGCCGCCCGCGCGCGGGACCTGGGCTTCTACACCGGCCTGTCCACTAACGGCACATTGATCGACGCGCCCATGGCCGACCGCATAGCCGCCATGGGCTTTGACTATGTGGGCATCAGCCTGGATGGGCTGCGCGACACCCACGACCGCTTCCGGCGCATGCAGGGCGCATTCGACCTGAGCCTGAACGCGCTGAAGCTGCTGCGCGAACGGGGTGTGAAGGTGGGCATGCGCTTCACCATGACCGCGATGAACGCACACGACCTGCCCGCGCTGCTGGCGTTGATGCGTGCAGAGCAGATCGACAAGTTCTACTTCTCGCACCTGAACTACGCCGGGCGCGGCAACATCCACCGGGGCAAGGACGCGCAGTTCCAGGCCACGCGCGATGCGCTCACGCAGCTGTTCGACCGGGCCTGGCAGGCGGCGCAAACGGGCCTGGCCGAGGAATACGTGACCGGCAACAACGACGCTGACGGCCCCTTCCTGCTGCAGTGGGTGCAGGCTCGGTTGCCGCGCTGGGCGCCGCAGCTGGAGCAGCGCCTGGCCGCCTGGGGCGGCAACGCTAGCGGCCTGAACGTGGCCAACATCGACAACCTGGGCCATGTGCACCCCGACACCATGTGGTGGCACCACACGCTGGGCGACGTGCGCGAGCGCCCGTTCTCCGCCATCTGGAGCGACACCTCCGACCCGCTGATGGCCGGCCTCAAGCAGCAGCCGCGCCCCGTGCAGGGCCGCTGTGCGCAGTGCCGCTACCTCGCGCTGTGTGGCGGCAACACGCGCGTGCGCGCCCAGCAGCTCACCGGCAACGCCTGGGCCGAAGACCCCGGCTGCTACCTCGAAGACAGCGAAATCGGTCTGCAACAGCCCCAGGGCACCGCAGCCCATGGCCAGCGCCAGCGCGTCACCATCCCCATCCGGGAGCAGCTCCATGCGTGA
- a CDS encoding nitrite reductase has protein sequence MGYDLATAQDIPAATLYGTHCASCHGAQRTGGMGPALLPESLSRLPAADALQVITQGRTATQMPAFGSTLSAAEVRALAAFIRTPVVPAPRWAESDIRASREFHPAPANEPAAPLWQADPMNLFVVVEGGDHHVSLVDGDRFEVITRFASRYALHGGPKFSPDGRYVYFGSRDGWITKYDLWRLAVVAEVRAGLNMRNVAVSADGRWVMAANYLPHTLALFDSDLQLVRTYNAGTLDGKASSRVSAVYDAAPRHSFVVALKDIPEIWEISYDPQAAPIHDGLVHDYKMGEAIATPGYLGVRRTPLDEPLDDFFFDQSYRNVLGATRPKDAAATGAGTGNGAATAQVVNLDVRRKIADLPIAGMPHLGSGITFAWNGTTVLASPNLQGGAIDVIDMRTWKPVATIPTPGPGFFMRSHEKTRYAWTDSMMSRSAKDTMTLIDKATLQPVATVREPGKTLAHIEFTKDGKYALASVWEMDGALIVYDATTLKEVKRLPMSKPVGKYNVWNKITRSEGTSH, from the coding sequence ATGGGCTATGACCTCGCCACGGCCCAGGACATCCCGGCCGCAACCCTCTATGGCACCCATTGCGCCAGTTGCCACGGCGCGCAACGCACCGGCGGCATGGGCCCCGCCCTGCTGCCCGAAAGCCTCAGCCGCCTGCCCGCGGCCGACGCGCTGCAGGTCATTACCCAAGGCCGCACAGCCACACAAATGCCCGCCTTTGGTAGCACGCTGTCGGCCGCCGAGGTCCGGGCCCTGGCGGCCTTCATCCGCACACCGGTGGTGCCAGCGCCGCGCTGGGCGGAGAGCGACATCCGTGCCTCGCGTGAATTCCACCCCGCCCCGGCCAACGAACCCGCCGCGCCACTGTGGCAGGCGGACCCCATGAACCTGTTTGTGGTGGTGGAAGGCGGCGACCACCATGTGAGCCTGGTCGACGGCGACCGCTTCGAGGTCATCACCCGCTTCGCCAGCCGCTATGCGCTGCACGGCGGGCCCAAGTTTTCGCCCGATGGGCGGTATGTGTACTTCGGCTCGCGCGATGGCTGGATCACCAAATACGACCTGTGGCGCCTTGCCGTGGTGGCCGAGGTGCGCGCGGGGCTGAACATGCGCAACGTGGCTGTGAGTGCCGACGGCCGCTGGGTCATGGCCGCCAACTACCTGCCGCACACGCTGGCCCTGTTCGACAGCGACCTGCAACTGGTGCGCACCTACAACGCAGGCACGCTCGACGGCAAGGCCAGCTCGCGCGTGTCGGCGGTGTACGACGCCGCGCCGCGCCACAGCTTCGTGGTGGCACTGAAGGACATCCCCGAAATCTGGGAGATCTCCTACGACCCCCAGGCCGCGCCCATCCACGACGGCCTGGTGCATGACTACAAGATGGGCGAGGCGATTGCCACGCCCGGCTACCTGGGTGTGCGGCGCACGCCGCTCGACGAGCCGCTGGACGACTTCTTCTTCGACCAGAGCTACCGCAACGTGCTGGGTGCGACGCGACCCAAGGACGCTGCGGCCACCGGCGCTGGCACCGGCAACGGCGCGGCCACTGCCCAGGTGGTGAATCTGGACGTGCGCCGCAAGATCGCCGACCTGCCGATTGCGGGCATGCCGCACCTGGGCTCGGGTATCACATTCGCGTGGAACGGGACCACGGTGCTGGCCTCCCCCAACCTCCAGGGCGGCGCCATCGATGTGATCGACATGCGCACGTGGAAGCCGGTGGCCACCATCCCCACCCCTGGCCCTGGCTTCTTCATGCGCAGCCACGAGAAGACGCGTTACGCCTGGACCGATTCGATGATGAGCCGTTCCGCCAAGGACACCATGACCCTCATCGACAAGGCCACGCTGCAACCCGTGGCCACCGTGCGCGAGCCGGGCAAGACCCTGGCGCACATCGAGTTCACCAAGGACGGCAAGTACGCCCTGGCCAGCGTGTGGGAGATGGACGGCGCGCTCATCGTGTATGACGCCACGACCTTGAAAGAGGTTAAGCGCCTGCCTATGAGCAAGCCCGTGGGCAAATACAACGTGTGGAACAAGATTACGCGCTCGGAAGGCACCTCGCATTGA
- a CDS encoding cytochrome c oxidase subunit 3 family protein → MAAPSDSLGALSKPEPAPAQRLPGDLVVWLLVLAELLTFGILFASFAVTRVRERALFAAGQATLDLSSGAINTVLLVSASWCVARSVHAVRAGQSGPGARWLLGALTGGCGFLVLKTLEYVHKWNEGIDVAENSFYLLYVMLTGFHFLHAAVGCIIFAVLWGPTRRGAYGPGNCHALETGAVFWHMVDLLWMLLFPLVYVLR, encoded by the coding sequence ATGGCTGCACCGAGTGATTCCCTGGGAGCCCTCTCCAAACCTGAGCCCGCGCCAGCGCAGCGCCTGCCAGGCGACCTGGTGGTGTGGCTGCTGGTGCTGGCCGAACTGCTCACGTTCGGCATCCTGTTTGCGTCCTTTGCGGTGACGCGGGTGCGCGAACGCGCGCTGTTTGCCGCCGGGCAGGCCACACTCGACCTGTCCAGCGGCGCCATCAACACGGTGCTGCTGGTGTCGGCCAGCTGGTGCGTGGCCCGCAGCGTGCATGCCGTGCGGGCCGGCCAGTCCGGCCCCGGCGCACGCTGGCTGCTGGGTGCACTGACCGGCGGCTGCGGCTTTCTGGTGCTCAAGACGCTGGAGTACGTGCACAAGTGGAATGAAGGCATCGACGTGGCCGAAAACAGCTTCTACCTGCTGTACGTGATGCTCACAGGCTTTCACTTTCTGCACGCAGCCGTGGGTTGCATCATCTTTGCAGTGCTGTGGGGGCCCACACGGCGCGGCGCCTATGGCCCTGGCAATTGCCATGCGCTGGAGACCGGCGCGGTGTTCTGGCACATGGTGGACCTGCTGTGGATGCTGCTTTTCCCTTTGGTTTACGTGTTGCGGTGA
- a CDS encoding cytochrome C oxidase subunit IV family protein: MKRPDRIDWIWLALLAATATTWWLGEHPGVTPGTPLAFVVLALAAGKGVFIVLDYMELRHAPALWRRLLLGWLVLTTLILLVATAWPR, from the coding sequence ATGAAACGCCCGGACCGCATCGACTGGATCTGGCTGGCCCTGCTGGCCGCCACGGCCACCACCTGGTGGCTGGGCGAACACCCGGGTGTCACCCCCGGCACCCCACTGGCCTTTGTGGTGCTGGCTCTGGCCGCAGGCAAGGGCGTGTTCATCGTGCTCGACTACATGGAGCTGCGCCACGCACCCGCCCTGTGGCGGCGGCTGCTGCTGGGCTGGCTGGTGCTGACCACGCTTATTCTTCTGGTGGCCACGGCCTGGCCGCGCTAG
- a CDS encoding cytochrome c — MSQSHSGFTKQMARNMFYGGTVFFALLFAAIVFDSERRIPERSNAQAITPAVVAGKKIWETRNCIGCHTLLGEGAYFAPELGNVYKRRGGDFIKVWIKAQPTGVAHRRQMPQFNLTDQQLDDLVEFLKWTGEINNENWPPNIEG, encoded by the coding sequence ATGAGCCAGTCACACAGCGGTTTCACCAAGCAGATGGCCCGCAATATGTTCTACGGGGGCACGGTGTTTTTTGCCCTGCTGTTCGCCGCCATCGTGTTCGATAGCGAGCGCCGCATTCCCGAGCGGTCCAACGCCCAGGCCATCACCCCGGCCGTGGTGGCGGGCAAGAAGATCTGGGAGACGCGCAACTGCATCGGCTGCCACACCCTGCTGGGCGAAGGCGCGTACTTCGCGCCCGAGCTGGGCAATGTCTACAAGCGCCGGGGCGGCGACTTCATCAAGGTGTGGATCAAGGCGCAACCCACCGGCGTGGCCCACCGCCGCCAGATGCCGCAGTTCAACCTGACCGACCAGCAGCTTGACGACCTGGTCGAGTTCCTCAAGTGGACGGGCGAGATCAACAACGAAAACTGGCCACCCAACATCGAAGGTTGA
- a CDS encoding cbb3-type cytochrome c oxidase subunit I — translation MHISTLKYQSQSVSKLYFIAAMALFAGQIIFGITLGLQYVVGDLFFPYIPFNVARMVHTNLLIVWLLFGFMGAAYYMVPEEAETELHSPLLAKVLFWIFLVAGALTIVGYLTVPYAKLAELTGNDLLQTMGREFLEQPLPTKVGIVIVALGFLYNISMTVLKGRKTAISLVLLMGLWGLALMFLFSFVNPHNLVRDKMYWWFVVHLWVEGVWELILGALLAYVLVKTTGVDREVIDKWLYVIIAFALMTGILGTGHHFYFIGLPGYWHWIGSIFSALEPIPFFMMTVFAFNMVQRRRREHPNQAAVLWAVGTAVLGFLGAGLWGFIHTLSAVNYYTHGSQITAAHGHLAFYGAYVLVVITLISYAMPTLRGRIANSKKAQAAEMWSFWIMTIGMATMVLALTGAGILQVWLQRMPLTNAMGFMATQDQLTIFYWVRIAGGVIFLLGQFLFFASFFIGGDPVTEDAGGKGAKSGVLPARSLNPA, via the coding sequence ATGCATATCTCCACACTCAAATACCAGAGCCAATCGGTCTCGAAGCTCTACTTCATCGCAGCCATGGCGCTGTTCGCCGGGCAGATCATCTTTGGCATCACGCTCGGCCTGCAGTACGTGGTGGGCGACCTGTTCTTCCCCTACATCCCGTTCAACGTGGCGCGGATGGTGCACACCAACCTGCTGATCGTGTGGCTGCTGTTCGGCTTCATGGGCGCGGCCTACTACATGGTGCCCGAGGAGGCCGAGACCGAGCTGCATTCGCCACTGCTGGCCAAGGTGCTGTTCTGGATCTTCCTGGTGGCAGGTGCGCTCACCATCGTGGGCTACCTGACCGTGCCCTACGCCAAGCTGGCGGAGCTGACCGGCAACGACCTGCTGCAGACCATGGGCCGCGAGTTCCTGGAGCAGCCCCTGCCGACCAAGGTGGGCATCGTGATCGTGGCCCTGGGCTTTCTCTACAACATCAGCATGACGGTGCTCAAGGGTCGCAAGACCGCCATCAGCCTCGTGCTGCTGATGGGCCTGTGGGGCCTGGCGCTGATGTTCCTGTTCAGCTTCGTGAACCCGCACAACCTGGTGCGCGACAAGATGTACTGGTGGTTCGTGGTGCACCTGTGGGTGGAAGGCGTGTGGGAGCTGATCCTGGGCGCACTGCTGGCCTACGTGCTGGTCAAGACCACGGGCGTGGACCGTGAGGTCATCGACAAGTGGCTGTACGTGATCATTGCCTTTGCGCTGATGACCGGCATCCTGGGCACGGGCCACCACTTCTACTTCATCGGCCTGCCAGGCTACTGGCACTGGATCGGCAGCATCTTCAGTGCGCTGGAACCCATCCCCTTCTTCATGATGACGGTGTTTGCCTTCAACATGGTGCAGCGCCGCCGCCGCGAGCATCCCAACCAGGCTGCCGTGCTGTGGGCCGTGGGCACCGCCGTGCTGGGCTTTTTGGGCGCAGGCCTGTGGGGCTTCATCCACACGCTCTCGGCCGTGAACTACTACACCCACGGCTCGCAAATCACTGCAGCGCACGGGCACCTGGCCTTCTACGGCGCCTATGTGCTGGTGGTCATCACACTCATCAGCTACGCCATGCCCACGCTGCGTGGCCGCATCGCCAACAGCAAGAAGGCCCAGGCTGCCGAGATGTGGAGCTTCTGGATCATGACCATCGGCATGGCCACCATGGTGCTGGCCCTCACGGGCGCGGGCATCCTGCAGGTCTGGCTGCAACGCATGCCCCTGACCAACGCCATGGGCTTCATGGCCACGCAAGACCAGCTCACCATTTTTTACTGGGTGCGTATCGCTGGCGGCGTGATCTTCCTGCTGGGCCAGTTCCTGTTCTTCGCGAGCTTCTTCATCGGCGGTGACCCGGTGACCGAAGACGCAGGTGGCAAGGGCGCCAAGAGCGGCGTGCTGCCTGCCCGGTCGCTGAACCCCGCCTGA
- a CDS encoding CbbQ/NirQ/NorQ/GpvN family protein, with amino-acid sequence MDHSELQHIVTTALPFYAQQGGEAALFEHAWRQRLPLLIKGPTGCGKTRFVEHMAARLGRPLITVSCHDDLSAADLVGRHLLGTSGTVWADGPLARAVRQGAICYLDEVVEARKDTTVVLHPLADDRRVLPIERTGELLAAPPEFMLVISYNPGYQSLLKSLKPSTRQRFVALNLGYPTPAVEEAVLRTEAGASAELAATLVRLGTALRQITDHDLEEVASTRLLVMAARLTVSGVPLATACRAAIVDALTDDADTAAALDEVLRALLG; translated from the coding sequence ATGGACCACAGCGAACTGCAACACATCGTCACCACGGCCCTGCCCTTCTATGCCCAGCAGGGCGGCGAGGCCGCCCTGTTCGAGCATGCCTGGCGACAGCGCCTGCCGCTGCTCATCAAGGGGCCCACAGGCTGTGGCAAGACGCGCTTTGTCGAGCACATGGCGGCGCGCCTGGGTCGACCGCTCATCACCGTGAGCTGCCACGACGACCTGTCGGCCGCCGACCTGGTGGGTCGGCACCTGCTGGGCACCAGCGGCACGGTGTGGGCTGACGGCCCCCTGGCGCGCGCCGTGCGCCAGGGCGCCATCTGCTATCTGGATGAGGTGGTGGAAGCGCGCAAGGACACCACCGTGGTGCTGCACCCGCTGGCCGACGACCGGCGCGTGCTGCCCATCGAGCGCACGGGCGAGCTGCTGGCGGCACCGCCAGAGTTCATGCTCGTCATCTCGTACAACCCCGGCTACCAAAGCCTGCTCAAAAGCCTCAAGCCCAGCACCCGCCAGCGCTTTGTGGCGCTGAACCTGGGCTACCCCACCCCGGCGGTGGAAGAAGCCGTGCTGCGCACGGAAGCCGGGGCCAGCGCCGAACTGGCGGCCACGCTGGTGCGCCTGGGCACCGCCCTGCGCCAGATCACCGACCACGATCTGGAGGAAGTGGCCAGCACCCGCCTGCTGGTGATGGCGGCACGCCTCACCGTCTCAGGGGTGCCACTGGCCACCGCCTGCCGCGCGGCCATTGTGGACGCGCTCACCGACGACGCCGACACCGCCGCTGCGCTGGACGAGGTGCTGCGCGCCCTGCTGGGGTGA
- a CDS encoding 4Fe-4S binding protein has protein sequence MQRQRRAFQIAFFALFLCAPALNLLRFDLTEVQLWVLGQRWSLGIDAFRQGLIGPGEMAARLLLRALLPALLIVGGFLAVAWRYGRLYCGWLCPHFSLVELLNHVLQKACGRLSLWDPKPTPQRGLTPDRRWWPVFALLCLLMGFAWAITLLTYLLPPADVWGSLLHGTSTPGQVRFLVAGTAVFTAEFLFARHLFCRFGCAVGLFQSLVWMANPRGRVVGFARDAGRLPPASTAPAASFGLQAAHPSQCRSCDEPHGNACDRACPMHLPPRQFKRRKFSCVQCGLCVQACEHSQSAQQREPLLQWSIGVDALRESLRARQRETPSAPAQHAASNGTEQ, from the coding sequence ATGCAACGCCAGCGCCGCGCCTTTCAGATCGCGTTCTTCGCGCTGTTCCTGTGTGCGCCGGCGCTGAACCTGCTGCGGTTTGACCTCACGGAAGTGCAGCTCTGGGTGTTGGGCCAACGCTGGAGCCTGGGGATCGACGCCTTTCGCCAGGGACTGATCGGCCCCGGCGAAATGGCCGCGCGCCTGCTGCTGCGCGCGCTGCTGCCAGCGCTCCTCATCGTGGGGGGCTTTCTGGCCGTGGCCTGGCGCTACGGGCGCCTTTACTGCGGCTGGCTATGCCCCCACTTTTCGCTGGTGGAGCTGCTCAACCATGTGCTGCAAAAGGCTTGCGGCCGCCTCTCGCTGTGGGACCCCAAGCCCACGCCCCAACGCGGCCTCACGCCCGACCGGCGCTGGTGGCCCGTGTTTGCGCTGCTGTGCCTGCTGATGGGTTTTGCCTGGGCCATCACGCTGCTGACCTACCTGCTGCCCCCCGCAGATGTGTGGGGCAGCCTGCTGCACGGCACATCCACCCCGGGCCAGGTGCGCTTTCTGGTGGCAGGCACGGCTGTGTTCACGGCCGAGTTCCTGTTCGCACGCCACCTGTTCTGCCGTTTCGGCTGCGCGGTGGGCCTGTTCCAGAGCCTGGTGTGGATGGCCAACCCGCGCGGGCGTGTGGTGGGCTTCGCGCGCGATGCCGGGCGCCTCCCGCCTGCTTCCACCGCCCCAGCGGCCTCGTTCGGCCTGCAGGCCGCCCACCCTTCGCAGTGCCGCAGTTGCGACGAACCCCATGGCAATGCCTGCGACCGCGCCTGCCCCATGCACCTGCCGCCGCGCCAGTTCAAGCGGCGCAAGTTCTCCTGTGTGCAATGTGGGCTGTGCGTGCAGGCCTGCGAACACTCGCAATCGGCCCAGCAGCGCGAGCCTCTGCTGCAGTGGAGCATTGGTGTGGATGCGCTGCGCGAGTCCTTGCGCGCACGGCAACGTGAAACCCCCTCGGCCCCCGCGCAACACGCCGCGAGCAACGGCACGGAGCAATGA